In Dendropsophus ebraccatus isolate aDenEbr1 chromosome 14, aDenEbr1.pat, whole genome shotgun sequence, the following proteins share a genomic window:
- the LRRC46 gene encoding leucine-rich repeat-containing protein 46 isoform X1 codes for MAGGDREEEEDAILRAIVRRNLEPRVQAETQEQLSQPLLHLHTVRLDREGITVLKNLEMVKEVQSLYLQENQIKKIENLDVLKNLRFLSLSWNRVEEIQNLRGLTSLQFLDISHNLIKRLDASELPQSLLILDLTGNSCTKAKEYKQQILEALPFIQKLDGETVRDSLSDDEDEEEEDGSISDDSDETCLPFDASGSLSSVIQEIIQRSYQRRHRAMREHEERLSEINDTPDKEPLIPPRNDTGDEVLQERSSTSLQQVTPCTSKPQNTSISVQKHHNSTFVKKQLKDQQNNGACVPAFKTVPKNQGAASSFPGRSGVGLNMTSSKKLPPPFPRSKSDRVPTGKTDTVTACQKDRQAVSAPSTRKLPTKNTVPTPVKTASRLNPTTTAARPQNERQVTSAPTKKILQSKEKLPMTQPKVSASSAQGPRKKTT; via the exons GTCTCAGCCGTTGCTCCATCTACACACAGTGAGACTAGACCGAGAAGGCATCACAGTGCTGAAGAATCTGGAGATGGTGAAGGAGGTGCAGAGCCTATACCTGCAAGAG aaTCAAATAAAGAAGATCGAAAATCTAGATGTTCTCAAGAACCTGCG GTTCCTTAGTCTTTCTTGGAACAGAGTAGAGGAAATCCAAAACCTCCGGGGTCTGACAAGTCTGCAGTTCCTGGACATATCCCACAATTTGATCAAGAGGCTGGATGCAA GTGAATTACCTCAGAGTCTCCTCATCTTGGACCTTACCGGAAATTCATGCACTAAGGCAAAAGAATACAA ACAGCAAATACTAGAGGCCTTACCCTTCATTCAAAAACTGGACGGAGAGACAGTGAGAGACTCCCTAAGTGACgacgaggatgaggaggaggaggatggaagtATCAGTGATGACAGTGATGAGACATGTCTGCCCTTTGATGCTTCAG GCAGTCTCTCATCTGTGATTCAGGAGATAATACAAAGGTCCTATCAGAGAAGACACAGGGCAATGAGAGAACATGAGGAGCGCCTATCTGAGATCAATGATACCCCGGATAAAGAGCCACTCATTCCACCCAGAAATGACACTGGCGATGAAGTGCTACAAGAACGTTCCTCCACATCTCTGCAACAAGTGACACCCTGTACATCCAAGCCACAAAATACTAGTATTTCTGTACAGAAACATCACAATTCTACTTTTGTCAAGAAGCAACTCAAAGACCAGCAGAATAATGGTGCCTGTGTACCAGCTTTCAAAACAGTCCCTAAAAATCAAGGGGCAGCCTCATCCTTCCCTGGAAGGTCAGGTGTAGGACTGAACATGACGTCTTCTAAAAAACTGCCACCTCCTTTCCCTCGATCGAAAAGTGATCGTGTTCCTACAGGAAAAACCGATACGGTTACTGCTTGTCAGAAAGACAGACAGGCTGTGTCTGCTCCTTCCACTAGGAAACTGCCCACCAAAAATACAGTGCCGACACCAGTAAAGACCGCATCTAGACTTAACCCAACCACAACTGCGGCAAGACCTCAAAATGAGAGACAGGTGACATCTGCACCTACCAAAAAGATCCTGCAGTCAAAGGAGAAGCTGCCGATGACTCAACCCAAAGTCAGTGCTAGTAGTGCACAGGGACCAAGAAAAAAGACCACGTGA
- the SCRN2 gene encoding secernin-2 — protein sequence MSAAEYPSSCDCFVSLPPASLSEVVVFAKNSDRPSMEVQEVVYYGAATHPPGSKVMCTYVEVEQAPKTLAVLLSRPAWLWGAEMGANELGVCIGNEAVWTKEPVEERDALLGMDLVRLALERAHSAKDAVGVITDLLGQYGQGGSCKEEPQPFMYHNTFLLCDRLEAYVLETAGPYWAAERITEGARNISNQLSIGTSIWQEHPQLRSHALAQDWWNGTEDFNFRTVYSLKTQPVRMEAAKARYKAGQELLQKEEGHITAESMMQLLRNKESGICMDSGGFRTTSSMVSVLPRCPHLPCIHLLTATPDPSRSVFKPFVFGPRVTQVPRVLSPTFGENDPLRQTPRFQTQVDRRHELYRHHQRALEASEGKENTQQNLQDKQKKMEAENLLLVNNILSGTPTPDLSDLSDLFLSCVEKEVALYREENH from the exons ATGTCCGCCGCAGAGTACCCCAGCTCCTGTGACTGCTTTGTGTCGCTTCCTCCAGCCTCACTCTCAGAAGTTGTAGTTTTCGCAAAGAACTCAGACCGACCTAGTATGGaggtccaggaagtggtgtattatggtGCAGCCACACACCCGCCAGGGTCAAAGGTTATG TGCACCTACGTGGAAGTGGAGCAAGCACCAAAGACGCTAGCTGTACTGTTAAGTCGCCCAGCTTGGTTATGGGGTGCAGAAATGGGTGCCAATGAATTGGGGGTCTGTATTGGGAATGAGGCTGTGTGGACCAAGGAACCAGTAGAAGAGCGTGATGCACTCCTTGGCATGGATTTGGTCAG ACTGGCACTGGAGCGTGCCCATTCTGCTAAAGATGCTGTCGGGGTGATCACTGATCTGCTTGGCCAATATGGACAAGGAGGTAGCTGCAAGGAAGAGCCCCAGCCTTTCATGTATCACAATACGTTTTTGCTGTGTGACCGCTTAGAGGCCTATGTGCTCGAGACTGCTGGTCCATACTGGGCGGCTGAGAGAATTACAG AGGGTGCCCGGAACATCTCTAACCAGCTGAGCATAGGCACCTCAATATGGCAGGAGCACCCTCAGCTCCGATCACATGCCTTGGCACAGGATTGGTGGAATGGCACTGAAGATTTCAACTTCAGGACAGTCTATTCTTTGAAGACACAGCCAGTGCGTATGGAGGCAGCAAAAGCAAGATACAAAGCCGGGCAGGAACTACTGCAGAAAGAAGAAG GACATATTACAGCAGAGTCAATGATGCAGCTTTTGAGAAATAAGGAGAGTGGGATCTGCATGGACTCTGGGGGCTTCCGTACTACATCCAGTATGGTGTCTGTGCTTCCTCGGTGTCCTCACTTGCCGTGCATCCATCTACTGACGGCTACACCTGATCCATCCAG GTCTGTATTTAAACCTTTTGTGTTTGGTCCACGAGTGACACAAGTGCCCAGGGTGTTATCACCCACTTTTGGAGAAAATGACCCTCTCAGGCAAACTCCTCGCTTTCAGACACAGGTAGACAGAAGACATGAGCTCTACAGGCATCATCAGAGGGCACTTGAGGCATCTGAAGGGAAAGAG AACACTCAGCAGAACCTACAGGACAAGCAAAAGAAGATGGAGGCTGAAAATCTTTTATTGGTCAACAATATTCTCAGTGGAACACCGACTCCTGACCTTTCAGACCTGTCTGACCTTTTTCTTTCATGTGTGGAGAAGGAAGTTGCTTTATACAGAGAAGAAAACCATTAA
- the LRRC46 gene encoding leucine-rich repeat-containing protein 46 isoform X2: MEHGRRSQPLLHLHTVRLDREGITVLKNLEMVKEVQSLYLQENQIKKIENLDVLKNLRFLSLSWNRVEEIQNLRGLTSLQFLDISHNLIKRLDASELPQSLLILDLTGNSCTKAKEYKQQILEALPFIQKLDGETVRDSLSDDEDEEEEDGSISDDSDETCLPFDASGSLSSVIQEIIQRSYQRRHRAMREHEERLSEINDTPDKEPLIPPRNDTGDEVLQERSSTSLQQVTPCTSKPQNTSISVQKHHNSTFVKKQLKDQQNNGACVPAFKTVPKNQGAASSFPGRSGVGLNMTSSKKLPPPFPRSKSDRVPTGKTDTVTACQKDRQAVSAPSTRKLPTKNTVPTPVKTASRLNPTTTAARPQNERQVTSAPTKKILQSKEKLPMTQPKVSASSAQGPRKKTT, translated from the exons GTCTCAGCCGTTGCTCCATCTACACACAGTGAGACTAGACCGAGAAGGCATCACAGTGCTGAAGAATCTGGAGATGGTGAAGGAGGTGCAGAGCCTATACCTGCAAGAG aaTCAAATAAAGAAGATCGAAAATCTAGATGTTCTCAAGAACCTGCG GTTCCTTAGTCTTTCTTGGAACAGAGTAGAGGAAATCCAAAACCTCCGGGGTCTGACAAGTCTGCAGTTCCTGGACATATCCCACAATTTGATCAAGAGGCTGGATGCAA GTGAATTACCTCAGAGTCTCCTCATCTTGGACCTTACCGGAAATTCATGCACTAAGGCAAAAGAATACAA ACAGCAAATACTAGAGGCCTTACCCTTCATTCAAAAACTGGACGGAGAGACAGTGAGAGACTCCCTAAGTGACgacgaggatgaggaggaggaggatggaagtATCAGTGATGACAGTGATGAGACATGTCTGCCCTTTGATGCTTCAG GCAGTCTCTCATCTGTGATTCAGGAGATAATACAAAGGTCCTATCAGAGAAGACACAGGGCAATGAGAGAACATGAGGAGCGCCTATCTGAGATCAATGATACCCCGGATAAAGAGCCACTCATTCCACCCAGAAATGACACTGGCGATGAAGTGCTACAAGAACGTTCCTCCACATCTCTGCAACAAGTGACACCCTGTACATCCAAGCCACAAAATACTAGTATTTCTGTACAGAAACATCACAATTCTACTTTTGTCAAGAAGCAACTCAAAGACCAGCAGAATAATGGTGCCTGTGTACCAGCTTTCAAAACAGTCCCTAAAAATCAAGGGGCAGCCTCATCCTTCCCTGGAAGGTCAGGTGTAGGACTGAACATGACGTCTTCTAAAAAACTGCCACCTCCTTTCCCTCGATCGAAAAGTGATCGTGTTCCTACAGGAAAAACCGATACGGTTACTGCTTGTCAGAAAGACAGACAGGCTGTGTCTGCTCCTTCCACTAGGAAACTGCCCACCAAAAATACAGTGCCGACACCAGTAAAGACCGCATCTAGACTTAACCCAACCACAACTGCGGCAAGACCTCAAAATGAGAGACAGGTGACATCTGCACCTACCAAAAAGATCCTGCAGTCAAAGGAGAAGCTGCCGATGACTCAACCCAAAGTCAGTGCTAGTAGTGCACAGGGACCAAGAAAAAAGACCACGTGA